In Tenrec ecaudatus isolate mTenEca1 chromosome 4, mTenEca1.hap1, whole genome shotgun sequence, a single window of DNA contains:
- the LOC142446471 gene encoding olfactory receptor 5W2-like, translating to MDGENCSSLTEFQLLGISNNPKVKVVIFTVFLGIYLIILVANLGMITLIRMDAQLQTPMYFFLSHLSFCDLCYSSAIGPKMLVDLFAKNQTIPFIGCALQFYTFCMFSDFECLLLAVMAFDRYKAISDPLLYTVNMSNMVCSMLMAGVYLLGITDALIHTSLAFRLCYCGSNEINHFFCDLPPLLLLSCSDIQVNELAVFTVFGFIELSTISGVLVSYCYIILSVIKIRSTEGRFKAFSTCTSHLTVVAIFQGTMLFMYFRPSSSYSLDQDKVTSLFYTLVIPMLNPLIYSLRNKDVKAAMGKLKNKVLI from the coding sequence ATGGATGGAGAGAATTGCTCCTCCTTAACGGAATTCCAGCTCTTGGGAATTTCTAATAACCCCAAGGTCAAGGTTGTCATATTCACCGTGTTTCTGGGTATCTATCTGATTATTCTTGTGGCGAATCTTGGAATGATCACTTTGATTAGAATGGATGCCCAGCTTCAGACACCCATGTACTTTTTCCTCAGCCACCTCTCTTTCTGTGACCTCTGCTACTCCTCAGCAATTGGACCCAAGATGCTGGTGGATCTCTTTGCCAAAAACCAAACAATTCCCTTCATTGGCTGTGCTCTGCAATTCTACACCTTTTGCATGTTTTCAGATTTTGAGTGCCTCCTGCTGGCAGTGATGGCCTTTGATCGGTACAAGGCCATCAGCGACCCCTTACTGTACACAGTCAACATGTCCAATATGGTCTGTTCCATGCTCATGGCAGGGGTTTACCTGCTTGGGATAACTGATGCTTTGATACATACATCTTTAGCTTTCCGCTTATGTTACTGTGGGTCAAATGAAATTAATCACTTCTTCTGTGATTTACCTCCACTTTTACTCCTTTCCTGCTCAGATATCCAAGTCAACGAGCTGGCAGTATTCACTGTGTTTGGCTTCATTGAGCTGAGTACCATTTCAGGGGTTCTTGTGTCTTATTGCTATATCATCCTATCAGTCATAAAGATTCGCTCTACTGAGGGAAGGTTcaaagccttctccacctgcACCTCCCACTTAACTGTTGTTGCAATTTTCCAAGGAACCATGCTCTTTATGTATTTCAGGCCAAGTTCATCCTACTCTCTAGATCAGGACAAAGTGACCTCATTGTTTTATACCCTTGTCATTCCCATGTTAAACCCTCTGATCTACAGTCTGCGCAATAAAGATGTGAAAGCGGCCATgggaaaactgaaaaataaagtgcTCATTTAA